A region from the Fusarium graminearum PH-1 chromosome 4, whole genome shotgun sequence genome encodes:
- a CDS encoding beta-glucuronidase — MLRPQANRARDLVSLDGVWNFALAKSHDIETEQAWKKRISPELQVPVPASYNDIFADETIRDHVGWVYYQRQAVVPRGWVAPQRVFLRVDAATHHGRVYVNDKFVVEHIGGYTPFEIELTGLVEPGSEFRLTIAVNNQLTWETIPPGRIEAQSDGSRKQSYQHDFFNYAGLARSVWLYSVPKVFINDISVGTDLLGDGTGIVEFDIRTSGELQADARWRILLDDEEDATVCQAQESHGKLEVKNAKYWAPGAAYLYQLRAQLVRGEHDEILDTYNLAVGIRSVEIRDGRFFINGKPFYFTGFGKHEDGPVRGRGYDASYMIHDYRLMKWIGANSFRTSHYPYAEEVLEYADRHGVVVINETAAVGLNLNIVSGMFGNKQLATFSPDTMSSKTQASHEQAIRELISRDKNHPCVVMWMLANEPGASEQGSREYFEPLVTLARSLDSQKRPMCYSHMIHSKPDTDRIADLFDVVCMNRYYGWYTQTGNLKAAEVALEAELRSWQEAYAAKPIIMTEYGTDTVAGLHTVCDVPWTEEYQVRFLDMYHRVFDRIDNVVGEHVWNFADFQTSAMIIRVDGNKKGIFTRDRRPKSAAHALRARWTGPVGPRKIEVTKQ; from the coding sequence ATGTTGCGACCACAAGCCAACAGGGCTCGCGACCTTGTGTCACTAGACGGTGTTTGGAACTTTGCCCTCGCCAAATCTCACGACATTGAAACTGAGCAAGCATGGAAGAAGCGAATCTCACCAGAGCTTCAAGTACCTGTTCCAGCCAGCTACAACGACATCTTTGCTGACGAGACCATCCGCGACCACGTCGGCTGGGTCTACTATCAGCGTCAAGCAGTTGTTCCCCGCGGTTGGGTTGCGCCTCAGCGTGTCTTTCTACGTGTAGATGCTGCAACCCACCACGGCAGAGTTTACGTCAACGACAAGTTTGTCGTCGAGCATATCGGCGGCTATACACCGTTTGAGATTGAGCTTACTGGACTTGTCGAACCGGGGTCAGAGTTTCGTCTTACGATTGCTGTGAACAATCAACTCACATGGGAGACTATTCCGCCGGGTCGCATTGAGGCTCAAAGTGATGGTTCGCGGAAGCAGAGCTATCAGCATGACTTTTTCAACTATGCTGGATTGGCCCGTTCTGTGTGGCTTTACTCGGTACCAAAGGTCTTTATAAATGATATCAGCGTCGGCACAGATCTTCTTGGGGACGGAACCGGCATTGTCGAATTTGATATTCGGACCTCTGGTGAACTTCAGGCTGACGCAAGATGGCGCATCCTgctcgacgacgaagaggatgcGACAGTGTGTCAAGCCCAAGAGTCACATGGAAAACTTGAGGTTAAAAACGCTAAATACTGGGCACCTGGTGCTGCGTACCTTTATCAGCTTCGGGCTCAGCTCGTACGCGGCGAACACGACGAGATCCTCGACACATATAACCTTGCCGTAGGCATCCGTTCAGTCGAGATCCGAGATGGccgcttcttcatcaacggGAAGCCATTTTATTTTACCGGCTTTGGCAAACACGAAGATGGCCCCGTCCGTGGACGCGGTTATGACGCGTCATACATGATACACGACTACCGTCTGATGAAGTGGATAGGAGCCAACTCTTTCCGAACCTCCCACTACCCCTACGCAGAGGAGGTTCTGGAATATGCCGACAGACACGGCGTGGTTGTTATTAACGAAACAGCCGCCGTTGGTCTCAACCTCAATATTGTCTCGGGTATGTTTGGCAACAAGCAACTTGCCACATTCTCCCCGGATACCATGAGTAGCAAAACACAGGCTTCACATGAACAAGCTATCCGTGAGCTTATCAGCCGGGATAAGAACCACCCTTGTGTTGTGATGTGGATGCTGGCAAATGAGCCTGGGGCCAGCGAGCAGGGAAGTCGAGAATACTTTGAACCGCTCGTTACCTTGGCGCGATCGCTGGACAGTCAGAAACGGCCAATGTGCTACTCCCACATGATCCACTCTAAGCCTGATACAGATCGCATCGCAGACCTTTTTGATGTAGTCTGTATGAACCGCTACTACGGGTGGTACACGCAAACAGGAAACCTCAAAGCCGCAGAAGTCGCCCTTGAAGCCGAGCTACGCAGTTGGCAAGAAGCCTACGCCGCCAAACCCATAATCATGACGGAATATGGCACCGACACAGTCGCAGGTCTGCACACCGTTTGTGATGTGCCCTGGACTGAAGAGTACCAGGTTCGCTTTTTGGACATGTATCACCGCGTCTTTGACCGCATTGATAATGTCGTCGGCGAGCATGTGTGGAACTTTGCTGATTTCCAGACATCGGCTATGATTATTAGGGTTGATGGGAACAAGAAGGGTATCTTTACTAGGGATCGCAGGCCAAAGAGTGCAGCTCATGCTTTGCGAGCGAGATGGACTGGGCCTGTTGGACCTCGCAAGATAGAGGTGACCAAGCAATAA